In Zea mays cultivar B73 chromosome 7, Zm-B73-REFERENCE-NAM-5.0, whole genome shotgun sequence, the following proteins share a genomic window:
- the LOC100275623 gene encoding Probable WRKY transcription factor 2 (The RefSeq protein has 1 substitution compared to this genomic sequence): MAGASNHGSLTDEWLPPPTPSPKSLVSSFLNEEFSPGPFSGLFSKHGANRPHDQSEKGRGALNSSEEFPTHAVKDPFQKGFSLEPNLFSANHISNSNGGLAERRAARAGFSVPKIDTSRVGSSAVIRSPVSIPPGLSPTTLLESPVFLYNKMAQPSPTTGTLPFLTATNDKSTIPPATKITEDSAVYNDVFSFQPHLGSKETGFSTAEKDYGAYQQKHSLWNIHQQESSLQSSFTAVKDNTSATIGETKTSSSMFSDSHYSADQQQGEETNMKEQGKGVEARSAAFLPAPVHNDASLLDSQDAVDVSSTLSNEEDERATHGTVSIECEGDEDETESKRRKLELDALGAIAIATTSTTSTIDMGPASSRAVREPRVVVQTTSEVDILDDGYRWRKYGQKVVKGNPNPRSYYKCTHPGCSVRKHVERASHDLKSVITTYEGKHNHEVPAARSSGQGSSGSGSGPSAPQAGGSHRRQEPAQASFAHFGTSPFSSFGLAPSGQLGPTTGNFRFGMVPPGATIPMPSLGSLAPTKMIGNPSAMQGYPGLMMPGEPKVEPFSRPHFPTSIAPPPAYQQILSRPPFGHQM, encoded by the exons ATGGCCGGCGCAAGCAACCATGGATCCCTCACCGACGAATGGTTGCCGCCCCCTACACCAAGCCCAAGAAGTCTCGTGTCAAGCTTTCTGAATGAAGAATTCAGCCCCGGGCCATTCTCTGGTCTTTTCAGTAAACATGGCGCCAATAGACCCCATGATCAATCCGAAAAGGGCAGAGGAGCTCTGAATTCGAGCGAGGAGTTCCCTACTCATGCTGTCAAAGACCCATTTCAAAAGGGTTTCTCCCTGGAGCCAAATTTGTTCAGTGCTAATCATATATCAAACTCCAATGGTGGTTTGGCAGAGCGCAGGGCTGCAAGAGCAGGTTTCAGTGTCCCGAAAATTGATACTTCTCGAGTTGGTTCATCAGCAGTTATTCGATCTCCTGTGTCAATTCCACCTGGTCTAAGTCCAACTACACTACTGGAGTCTCCTGTTTTTCTTTACAATAAAATG GCACAGCCTTCTCCAACCACTGGCACGTTGCCATTTTTGACGGCTACGAATGATAAGTCGACAATACCACCAGCTACCAAGATAACTGAAGATTCTGCAGTTTATAATGATGTGTTTTCTTTCCAACCCCACTTAGGTTCTAAAGAAACAGGTTTCTCTACTGCAGAAAAG GACTATGGCGCCTATCAGCAAAAGCATTCATTGTGGAATATTCATCAGCAGGAATCCAGTCTTCAGTCAAGTTTTACCGCAGTCAAGGACAACACTAGTGCAACAATTGGTGAAACGAAGACATCTAGCTCCATGTTCAGTGATAGTCACTATTCAGCTGACCAACAGCAAGGTGAAGAGACAAACATGAAGGAGCAAGGCAAAGGTGTCGAGGCTAGATCAGCTGCTTTTCTTCCTGCACCAGTGCATAATGATGCATCTCTCCTGGATTCTCAAGATGCAGTTGATGTCTCGTCAACGCTGTCTAATGAAGAGGACGAGAGGGCAACACATGGCACTGTTTCTATAGAGTGTGAGGGTGATGAAGATGAGACTGAATCTAAAAGAAG GAAGTTGGAATTAGATGCTTTAGGAGCTATTGCTATTgctactacctccaccaccagtaCCATTGACATGGGCCCTGCATCCTCAAGAGCTGTCCGGGAGCCTAGGGTTGTTGTTCAGACCACAAGTGAGGTAGACATTCTTGATGACGGTTATCGGTGGCGTAAGTATGGACAGAAGGTTGTTAAGGGCAATCCAAATCCAAG GAGCTACTACAAGTGTACACACCCTGGCTGTTCAGTgcgcaagcatgtggaaagagcatcacatgatctGAAATCAGTCATCACAACATATGAGGGAAAGCACAACCATGAAGTTCCAGCAGCCAGAAGTAGTGGGCAAGGCAGTTCTGGTTCTGGCAGCGGTCCATCTGCACCACAAGCTGGTGGTTCTCACCGTAGGCAAGAACCTGCACAAGCCAGCTTCGCTCACTTTGGTACATCTCCTTTCAGCTCCTTCGGTCTCGCACCGAGCGGACAGTTGGGACCAACAACTGGTAATTTCCGCTTCGGCATGGTTCCGCCAGGCGCGACGATCCCAATGCCCTCTCTAGGATCACTTGCCCCTACAAAAATGATTGGAAATCCATCAGCTATGCAGGGGTACCCAGGGCTTATGATGCCAGGAGAGCCAAAGGTAGAGCCTTTCTCGCGACCACACTTCCCAACGTCAATTGCACCTCCGCCAGCTTACCAACAGATACTGAGCAGGCCTCCTTTTGGTCATCAGATGTAA